The following nucleotide sequence is from Cytobacillus luteolus.
TACATTAAGGACACTTCAGAAATAACCTTTAAAATTTCAGGAGAGTATTTTTCACTAGATCCAACGATAATGTTAAAGGAAGGAGTTAAGTACAAGTTATCTGTAAAGGATGGAAAAATAACTGTGAAGGGTGATGGACAAACACAGGAACTTGGAAGTTCATTTGCTTTATTACCGGACACATACAATGTTCATCATTTTATCCATATAAACGACAGGCCATATCTTGGTGCGATGGAGTTCCTGGTTGAAGAAGGAAATATAATCCGACCTGTAAATCAACTCCCACTTGAAGATTATTTAAAAGGAGTTGTCCCGCATGAAGTTTATCCTTCATGGGAAATTGAAACTTTAAAGTCACAAGCACTAGCGGCAAGAACCTATGCAGCCTCTCATCTAGGAAAAGTTATTGATGATACAATTTCGTATCAAGTCTATGCTGGATATAGCTGGGATGATCGAACGACGGTTGCGGTTGTGGAAACAAAAGGTGAAGTTCTAACGCATAATAACCGGTTAATCGAAGCGTTTTACTCAGCAAGTAATGGTGGGATGACAGAGAATAACTCTCATGTTTGGGGAGGGGACTACATTAATTACTACCCAATAAAGAAAGATCCTTATGATCCAGTGAACCCGTGGGAGTTTACACTAAATCAAACTCAAATTGATTTAGCGGCTATTGATTTTGAGAATAAAGATTGGTGGGACAAAAGTAAGGAAAAGGATGAAGAAATTACGAACACAATGAAAGGGTGGCTGAAAAAGAATGGTTACCCAGGTGATTTGAAAATCCTTTCGATTCCAACCTTTTCATTATCTGAACAAAAGAACCAGTCAACAAGAGCTGAAAAGGGATCCTTGCAGATTGAGTTTTTACACAGATTATTTGATGGTACGATTATGATTGAACGAGCTGATTTGCAGGATCAAGAAATAAAGAACATTCGCCGGCTAATAGGTGGAAGCATTTTTAAAAGCTTTTTAATTGACTCACTGGCTCTTGAGGATGGGGTCTATACTATGAAGGGCAAAGGCTACGGACATGGTGTTGGAATGAGTCAATGGGGAGCTAGTGTGATGGGAGAACAAGGAAAAAGCTATAAAGAAATTCTCCAATTTTACTTTCCAGGTACGGAAATTACGAATATGCCGCAGAGTGAATCAAAAAAATAGCTGTAATTGGTGATCAAATTTTATAAAATTTGGTCTTTTTTTTGCTTTCATTCATGATGATTTTCTCAGTGAGGAAGAATATGGTAATATGAATATAAGTGAAACAATTGAAACATTCATAAAAGGCTAAAATGGATAAAGGGAGGAACTGATTTGTACGATAGTGTTATATCTACAATTTATACTGTATTCATTATATGGTTGGTATTCCTTGTGTTCCAAAGGGTTAACAATCGTTATCCCAAAACTAATCCCTGGAAAAAAGACATTTTACTAACTTTTGTTCAAAGTGTTGTCATTGTCTTAATAGTGCTTCCTATTTTATCCCTTTTTATTAAATAGGCTATGATTATCTTTATTTAGCATTTCAAAATCAGAAGACATTGGAGGTAGACTATTGAAAAAAACTCTTTTTATATTTTTCTTTTTTCTATTAATCTATAAATCTAATGTTCAAGCTTTAGATTGGGCTTACTGGTTTGTTGTTCATGATGGAAAGGTCTATGAAGTAAAGGAACAAGAAAGCATATCAGCTAGTGAATTAGGTGAATTAATCGGAGAAGTGGAAACTCAAGCAGATGATTATACAGGTGATTATTATGGGGATGCGTCTAACTATTATAAAATTGGTACTCGTTATTTTGAAATAACAGGTGTACCAATTAAAAATGCAATAGCCGTTGAAACAGGACCAAATTCCTATACTAAAGCTGTTTATATACATGATGTACCACTAGAAAAGCAACTTAGTATTTTCAATGTTAGCCTCTGGATTATAGTGGGAGCTGTTTTCTTTGTTATGCTATTTATTGTCGTATTAATTTCAAAACAAAGGTAAATTTGATACCATTTCAAAATTTCAGGTAAATAAAAAAAGACGAATTCACAATAAATTCGTCTCTTTTTCATCTAAAAACCTATTAGTTCATCCTAATACTTACTCCTCAAACCAAAACATAGCTACAGTGCCTTCTCCTGCATGAACAGCTAGTGAAGAACTGATTTCTCCAATGACTACATCAATGCCTGGTATAGCTTCTTCAATACTTTTCTTTAAATCTATTGCCTTTTCTAGAACATTCCCGTGCATGATTCCTACCTGTTTAACAGTATGTTCTTCATTTGATTGTTTCAATAGCTCAATTAACTTATTTGTCGCTTTCTTTTCAGAACGGACACGATCAAATAATCCTAATTCGCCTACATTGTTAATCGAGAGAATTGGTTTAATTTGAAGTAGGTTTCCTAGTAAAAATTGAGCACCGGACATTCTTCCACCTTTGTACAATTGTTCAAGTTTACCTAGTAAGATTAAATTCTTTCCCTTAGTTACATGATTTCTGAGTTCAGCTGCTATTTCCTTAACATCCTTATTTTCTTCAGCTAACTGCAGTCCTTTATTAATAAGTTCTGTGATTCCATAGGAAAGAGAAAGGGAATCTACCACTTCAACATCAAACCCAGCTTGGTCTTTTCCAGCAGTAGAGCTTGATATTGTACCACTTAATTTATTCGATACATGAATGGCTATCGCATGATCATAGTCCTTTTTTAGGTTTTCATATAAGTCTGCAAATTTACCAATAGAAGGCTGAGAAGTTTTAGGTACTTCTTTATTGTTACGAATAATGTTGTATAGCTCCTCAGAGGACAAGTTAACCCCATCTTCATACTCATGACCCTCCGAAATAACGACAATAGGAGCTACGTATACATCAGGGTGATTCAGTAGTTCTTCCGTCAAATAAGCTGTACTATCAGTTACAAAAGCAATTTTCTTCTTTTCCATACAGGCTTTCATCCCCTTCAAAAATCAACTAATTATAGTATACTTGATATCTCTGAAAATACCAATACCAACTGTTAGTAACAGGTACTATTTTTTGAAAATAATGACCTCTTTTATTTAATTCGGTATCATTTTAGAGGGTATATAACTACCAGTATGGGAGATACTCACATAGCGCATGAAAAAAGACGTTTTAACATAAAATGTTAAAACGTCTCTAATTAGTTAGTATTTATATTGTAATAGAACGCAAAAAATGGTATTATAAATTGTATTTACCCTACAAATGGTAAATTTGTCAATATTTATCCTATTTTAATTTTACAACATATCTTGGTGGTTGTCAAACCTTTTTTAAGGAGTGGTTGTGTGACTGAAAAAAATAAGAATTGGATCGTGGAAGAGGAAAGAATTAATCAGATTAAAAATGTTATTTTATCAAAGATGGAAAGTCTCAAGGGGAATACTGGAGATTTAAAGGGTGACATTATCGACCTGAGAAACACCTTTTGGGATGATGTGAAAGTCAATTTAGATGGTTCTGATGAGATTTCTGAAACCTATTTAAGCATAAAACAGCAAGCTGAACTATTATCTGAGCGTGAACGCAGTCACAGGTTATTTCATAAGCAGTTAAAAACACTTTCGAGATTAAAGGATTCACCGTATTTTGGAAGAATTGATTTTTTAGAAGAAGGTGAAAAGGTTTCAGAACAGATTTACTTAGGTATTTCTTCCTTAATGGATGAAAACGACGAACAATTTCTTATTTATGATTGGCGTGCACCAATCTCTAGCCTTTATTATGATTTTTCTCCAGGTAAAGCTCATTATGAAACAATGGATGGAACGGTGGAAGGTGAAATGGAGCTTAAACGCCAATTTATCGTACGCCAGGGAAATTTAAAAGCGATGTTTGATACGGGCGTTACAATTGGAGATGACCTACTAAAAGAAGTATTAAGCAACCAGTCAGACAACCAAATGAAAAGCATTGTTGCAACGATTCAAAAAGAACAAAATCAAATTATTCGAAGTGAAGGGAAGTATTATTTAATTGTTCAAGGTTCGGCCGGTAGTGGAAAGACGTCTGCAGCTCTGCAAAGGGTAGCTTATCTATTGTATCGCTATAGAGGAACATTAAGCTCTGATAATATCATGTTATTTTCACCAAATCCTTTATTTAATAGCTATGTGTCGACTGTTCTACCTGAACTAGGGGAAGAAAACATGGAACAGACTACATTTCAAGAATACTTAGTAAACCGAATTGGTGATAAGTTTACTGTTGAAGATGCTTTTTCACAGATGGAATTTCTTTTAACTAGCCAAGAACAAAGCCGAGAATTTGAAACTAGACTTGCCGGTATTCGTTATAAAGCAAGCTTAGAATTTAAAGATTTAATTGATAAATATATTGAATTATTAAGTGAAGAGGGTCTTCGTTTTCGTGATCTTCGTTTTAAAGGAAGAGTACTCGTATCTTCAGTAGAAATAAGTAATTATTTCTATAGCTTAAATAAAAATAGTTCAATTCAAAGTAGAATGATGGATGTTGTTGATTGGCTTTTGAAAGAACTCCGAACAGAGGAAAAGAAAGAACAAAATAAAGATTGGGTTATAGAAGAAGCTGAACTTATGAGTCCAGAAGACCATTTGAAGATTTATAAAAAATTGCAGAAACAAACAAGGTTTACGGAAGATACTTTTGATGATTTTGAACGTGAACAGAGGTTGATAGCAAAGGTCATTGTTAAAAGGTATTTCAAACCATTAAATGAGTCAGTGAAGTCACTTCGGTTCATTGATTTAGAATCAATGTATTTAGATTTGTTTGTTCAAAATAAAGACAATGATTCTGCCACGTATCCACAGGATTGGAAGGGAATTTGCAATCAAACGATAAATAGATTAAAAGATGGTACCTTAGCATTTGAGGACACAACCCCTTTCATTTACCTACAGGATCAACTAGAGGGACAGAAGTCAAATACAATGATACGACATTTGTTTATAGATGAAGCACAGGACTATTCACCGTTTCAGTTGGCTTTCTTTAAACAGTTATTTCCTAAGAGCAGAATGACAATATTAGGTGATGTGAATCAAGCCATATTTGCACATTCCATCTCTTCTCCGACCTTATTATCTAC
It contains:
- a CDS encoding SpoIID/LytB domain-containing protein, whose protein sequence is MRYLLIPIMTVMLLFLLPHDSNADEMVSVKLRNYIKDTSEITFKISGEYFSLDPTIMLKEGVKYKLSVKDGKITVKGDGQTQELGSSFALLPDTYNVHHFIHINDRPYLGAMEFLVEEGNIIRPVNQLPLEDYLKGVVPHEVYPSWEIETLKSQALAARTYAASHLGKVIDDTISYQVYAGYSWDDRTTVAVVETKGEVLTHNNRLIEAFYSASNGGMTENNSHVWGGDYINYYPIKKDPYDPVNPWEFTLNQTQIDLAAIDFENKDWWDKSKEKDEEITNTMKGWLKKNGYPGDLKILSIPTFSLSEQKNQSTRAEKGSLQIEFLHRLFDGTIMIERADLQDQEIKNIRRLIGGSIFKSFLIDSLALEDGVYTMKGKGYGHGVGMSQWGASVMGEQGKSYKEILQFYFPGTEITNMPQSESKK
- a CDS encoding DegV family protein codes for the protein MEKKKIAFVTDSTAYLTEELLNHPDVYVAPIVVISEGHEYEDGVNLSSEELYNIIRNNKEVPKTSQPSIGKFADLYENLKKDYDHAIAIHVSNKLSGTISSSTAGKDQAGFDVEVVDSLSLSYGITELINKGLQLAEENKDVKEIAAELRNHVTKGKNLILLGKLEQLYKGGRMSGAQFLLGNLLQIKPILSINNVGELGLFDRVRSEKKATNKLIELLKQSNEEHTVKQVGIMHGNVLEKAIDLKKSIEEAIPGIDVVIGEISSSLAVHAGEGTVAMFWFEE
- the helD gene encoding RNA polymerase recycling motor HelD, which gives rise to MTEKNKNWIVEEERINQIKNVILSKMESLKGNTGDLKGDIIDLRNTFWDDVKVNLDGSDEISETYLSIKQQAELLSERERSHRLFHKQLKTLSRLKDSPYFGRIDFLEEGEKVSEQIYLGISSLMDENDEQFLIYDWRAPISSLYYDFSPGKAHYETMDGTVEGEMELKRQFIVRQGNLKAMFDTGVTIGDDLLKEVLSNQSDNQMKSIVATIQKEQNQIIRSEGKYYLIVQGSAGSGKTSAALQRVAYLLYRYRGTLSSDNIMLFSPNPLFNSYVSTVLPELGEENMEQTTFQEYLVNRIGDKFTVEDAFSQMEFLLTSQEQSREFETRLAGIRYKASLEFKDLIDKYIELLSEEGLRFRDLRFKGRVLVSSVEISNYFYSLNKNSSIQSRMMDVVDWLLKELRTEEKKEQNKDWVIEEAELMSPEDHLKIYKKLQKQTRFTEDTFDDFEREQRLIAKVIVKRYFKPLNESVKSLRFIDLESMYLDLFVQNKDNDSATYPQDWKGICNQTINRLKDGTLAFEDTTPFIYLQDQLEGQKSNTMIRHLFIDEAQDYSPFQLAFFKQLFPKSRMTILGDVNQAIFAHSISSPTLLSTELYKDEKVEKITLTQSYRSTKEIIEFTKGIVSGGEEIKPFNRAGSKPTVLELESSASMREVILDKIKALKDAGHETVAIICKTATESEEVYKELNSEITIKLMKKNTSTFDKGVLILPAYLAKGIEFDAVLIWDASDTNYHKEYERNLFYVACTRAMHELHLYSLGKMSRFIANTSTTSYDLVEVRV